A genomic region of Colletes latitarsis isolate SP2378_abdomen chromosome 7, iyColLati1, whole genome shotgun sequence contains the following coding sequences:
- the Ppcdc gene encoding phosphopantothenoylcysteine decarboxylase, which translates to MSSVSRKKVLIGCTGSVATIKLPQLVEILWQNNLEVRIVVTEKAKHFLKEAELPIGIQVLSDTVEWAAWQDRGDPVLHIDLVKWADLFLIAPLDANTLGKIASGICDNILTCVARAWNPSKPLVFCPAMNTKMWEHPVTAPQIALLKSWGYKEVTCISKTLMCGDTGMGGMAEVDTIVQTTLRLINPWDPYPPPDLRI; encoded by the exons ATGTCGAGTGTGTCTAGGAAGAAGGTTTTGATCGGTTGTACAGGCAGCGTAGCAACGATTAAACTGCCACAATTGGTAGAGATATTATGGCAAAACAATTTGGAAGTAAGAATAGTGGTTACAGAGAAAGCCAAGCACTTTCTGAAAGAGGCAGAATTGCCTATAGGGATTCAAGTTTTATCAGACACCGTAGAATGGGCTGCCTGGCAAGATAGAGGCGACCCAGTGTTACATATCGATTTAGTGAAATGGGCAGATTTGTTCTTAATTGCTCCATTAGATGCTAACACACTGGGCAAGATAGCTAGCGGTATATGTGATAATATTTTGACGTGCGTTGCGCGTGCCTGGAATCCTTCGAAACCTTTGGTCTTTTGCCCTGCTATGAATACAAAAATGTGGGAACATCCTGTCACTGCACCGCAG ATAGCCCTGCTTAAGTCCTGGGGATACAAGGAGGTGACTTGCATTTCTAAAACACTTATGTGCGGTGATACTGGAATGGGTGGAATGGCGGAAGTAGATACTATTGTTCAAACTACGTTGAGATTGATTAATCCTTGGGATCCGTATCCACCACCAGATCTACGTATCTAA
- the LOC143343308 gene encoding cytochrome c oxidase assembly protein COX19 → MTSYTFSKKTFTPIPPEKGSFPLDHDGVCKLPMIKYMKCLYENRNENTMCRSAAKDYLACRMDNQLMAQEEWTNMGYADQVKET, encoded by the coding sequence ATGACCTCGTACACGTTCTCGAAGAAGACGTTTACGCCCATACCACCGGAGAAGGGCAGCTTTCCACTCGATCATGACGGTGTCTGCAAATTGCCTATGATCAAGTATATGAAGTGTTTATACGAAAATCGTAACGAAAACACGATGTGCAGAAGCGCCGCGAAGGATTATCTTGCTTGCCGAATGGATAATCAATTGATGGCGCAGGAAGAATGGACCAATATGGGTTACGCTGATCAGGTCAAGGAGACATAA
- the Stam gene encoding signal transducing adaptor molecule encodes MGLFQTSSPFDADVEKATSEKNISEEWGKIMDICDKVGTSTQSAKDCLRSIVKRLYSPDPHIVMQALTLLDACVSNCGKTFHLEIASRDFETDLRKLVNHSQPKIAEKMKGLLKKWAEGDFKSDPQLNLIPSLYNKLKNEGYKFTTLQDMKSLLRKNPNVATNSQEEEDLAKAIELSLKETKTQSQASSLHSSPASKMSTSLYPSVSSALGTSSNSEGRKVRALYDFEAAEDNELTFLAGEIINILDDSDPNWWKGSNHRGEGLFPSNFVTADLSVEPEQFTKLEHTNKKMVQFAEEVEVKTVKREPEVIEVEIDERKMDKLLHLLHEADPQGDTSDPQEMLDLEEQVTAMGPLIDAALEKVDRRHAQLTQLSSDLVDALNLYHTLMREPPPPTSSNYTLPKMPLHINPYQFPTQGPPPQHMFNGVPPPHQSFPVGSGPSGPYVTNNSTSEYMGPASIPNMTLPQHFHVQSGPHQHPPGHPQGPPVLEHNSLPYSHQGFPPQTGSMPGPYGPPGPTGPSVNQQSQYAPPNGQHMM; translated from the exons ATGGGCCTTTTCCAAACCTCATCGCCTTTCGACGCTGACGTCG AAAAGGCAACCAGTGAGAAAAATATATCCGAAGAATGGGGGAAAATAATGGATATCTGTGACAAAGTAGGAACCTCGACTCAAAGTGCAAAGGATTGTTTGCGATCAATTGTCAAGAGACTATATTCTCCAGATCCCCACATTGTTATGCAAGCATTAACA CTGTTGGATGCATGTGTCAGCAATTGTGGTAAAACATTTCACTTGGAAATTGCATCGAGAGACTTTGAAACTGATCTAAGAAAGCTAGTTAATCATTCCCAGCCCAAAATTGCAGAAAAAATGAAGGGGCTTTTAAAAAAATGGGCAGAAGGTGATTTTAAAAGCGATCctcaattaaatttaattccaaGCTTGTACAACAAATTGAAAAACGAAGGTTACAAATTCACTACTCTGCAAGATATG AAAAGCCTACTACGTAAAAATCCAAATGTAGCAACAAATTCGCAGGAAGAAGAAGATCTTGCAAAAG CCATTGAACTTTCACTGAAAGAGACTAAAACTCAGAGTCAAGCGTCTTCTTTGCATAGCTCGCCGGCATCCAAAATGAGTACCAGTTTATATCCCAGTGTAAGCTCAGCGCTTGGCACTTCGAGCAATTCTGAAGGCAGGAAGGTCCGCGCTTTGTACGATTTTGAGGCGGCGGAAGATAACGAATTAACATTCTTAGCAGGAGAAATAA TTAACATCTTGGACGATTCTGATCCAAATTGGTGGAAAGGCAGTAATCATAGGGGGGAAGGACTTTTTCCCTCTAATTTTGTTACCGCAGATTTATCTGTAGAACCTGAACAATTCACAA AGTTAGAACACACTAAcaaaaaaatggttcaatttgccGAAGAAGTTGAAGTGAAAACAGTAAAGAGAGAACCAGAAGTGATCGAGGTTGAAATAGATGAAAGAAAAATGGATAAACTTTTACATCTATTACACGAAGCAGATCCTCAGGGCGACACATCTGATCCACAAGAGATGCTCGATTTGGAAG AACAAGTTACCGCGATGGGGCCGCTAATTGACGCAGCGTTAGAAAAAGTCGATAGGAGGCACGCGCAGCTGACTCAATTAAGTTCTGATTTGGTAGATGCACTTAATTTATATCATACATTGATGCGAGAACCTCCACCCCCTACATCATCTAATTACACCCTACCTAAGATGCCACTGCACATAAACCCATATCAATTCCCGACTCAAGGACCACCACCTCAGCAT ATGTTCAATGGGGTACCTCCGCCTCATCAGTCTTTTCCTGTCGGGAGTGGTCCATCCGGACCATATGTTACCAATAATTCAACCAGTGAATACATGGGTCCTGCTAGCATACCGAACATGACGTTACCCCAACATTTCCACGTGCAATCAGGCCCACATCAGCATCCACCAGGACATCCTCAGGGTCCACCGGTACTAGAGCATAATAGCCTTCCTTATTCTCATCAAGG ATTTCCACCTCAAACTGGTTCTATGCCAGGACCCTATGGTCCACCAGGGCCTACAGGACCTTCAGTAAATCAGCAATCTCAGTATGCTCCTCCGAATGGACAACATATGATGTAG